From the Lathyrus oleraceus cultivar Zhongwan6 chromosome 3, CAAS_Psat_ZW6_1.0, whole genome shotgun sequence genome, the window GCTTTATGgtttgagatttggcttgaaaaatggaAGTGCAAAATTGGACATTTGGCTACCACAAGGTGAAATTGAGCATTACACAACCAATGAGGGTGAGacaagtttctacagctcacacatggcatttggaaggtgtgtgagctgtcattgaggtggcatgagctgtcctatggaaattccatttttgccctcaCTTTGAAAGTTAACCATTTCACTTAACATTTGCATTTTGGTTAATGACATGATTAAGCTTGGTTTAAACACACATATATAATCTTAATCACTCcctaagcataacagaaaatcattttcaccaaaattcagatctaaaaCTTGCAATTCTCTCAAGATTCTTCAAGAACTCTCAAAAAACCAAAATCCATCAAACTTCACCAAATCTCAATCAATCTTCATAATTCCTTTTGCATTGAACTTCTTCTATCCTCGTGATCATCTGTTTGTGGAGATTGAAGGTGGAAAAGGCTTGGATCGTGACTGTTCATAACAACCTCAACAATGGTGAATTGTGATTTGGAGCACTAGGAGCAAAATCGAGTGCAGCTGAGCATAGCATCTCATTTCCACAAGGTCATAGCGCATCTGTTTGAGGAAGAAAAGCTCGAAGAACACTGATCTCACTGCTGCCATTTCCAGGTTGGTGAAAAATCGAATTGCACGAAATGCTTAAAGTTCATATGCGTTTTATAGATTGTGCTTTGTAGATTACGGTGATGGTTGTAGTTTAGCAAATGGTTAACTATAGGAGGAGAAATCTGGAAATGAAGTTTCGATCCAAAACCCTAGATCGATCGATTCGCATGATATAGGAATTATTAGGTTAAAATAGGTTCATATTCGTGTTCCTCATGTTTAGACGGTTCGAATGACTATCTATTTGTTCATTTCCATGATGATTTGTTGTTCTTCGATTTTTTTGGATTCTGGAAAATATTTGGTTGAAGATGATGATAGAACCTTGTTtgatccatttttctgtttgaatATTTGAAAATCGTGTTTCCCTCTCCCGCCAgttttatttacaaaaatgccactgaatattctaattaattttaattaattgttaaaaaatCATTAGCACatgaaataattcataaaaaattgtagaaaattcagaaaaatgtgagaatttttcctttgacttccttgttgaatgtagaatttttttgacctattggtcaaagttgtgcatggtagaatTATTGTTGGACTTAGGGATCTTTAACATGTGTTCAtttttgataccttgtgccaaattcgttgtgaaattctcatgcttacaaataaattcttggaaatttttgtgatgattcttgactgattGATGTTCATTTCCATGTAAACTTTATGAATTTTTGATGcctgatcattgagttatgaattttggaacttaggtgtgacaatttgtgtcacacctcattatgtcaatttgctggatttaattgaATGACCTAGGCTTGGTAgaataatgtgaaattttgcatggtgaatcattaacatgttaagatgctatatgaatttttgtggaattttacattgcattttcaaattgtttggtatttttcatctctggtggttgaaattgcaagttcatgtgacataggttggcaaatcttttgtgaaatgctcatgtggtattgaatgttcatgaaatttgatatgcttataatagacacatgatgtgacatccctgttttggtctcatccatttcttttttgttttcattgagttatgaatttttgaagtggatgtatgtgttgatgttgtgatttggagcctataattgtgtctgtttttgttgattttcattgacatggttccatttgcccaattaagctcaaatttggtttgccatacctggattagcccctgtttaggtgtaatttatttgagaatttttagaagtgttttgatgtggatttgaatgcaatagttctgtttggatgtttggtgcttcatttgaactaatttgccttgttttgtgcataacatgaacatgatgaatgatataaacatgagactaatggtgtttgctcttgtttgacattaatttgactttggttggtgaataccttgctgtttaggaatttttcttgcctttggaccctaggcttagcctagtggtcttgttgctaatgtttgcttgatttttcaggatcaaaagcataatgcacatggagaatgaatcaagttaaatgcaattgatgttgtttgatgttgtacactaacataacattgttttgtaggttgtgaagtttgggattgagctttgagcttgttttgttgtgcattgatctgtatagattaattggttgatacctgctgtttagtttgtctgtctgagtactaactgtgtttgactgtttccaggtacttttagttgctcagttccttgtgaacttttgctttgctttgcttaagcaacttgcatcgaggtataacttcctaacttcatgtagtctggagacccggctgttaccgggccgggcaaataaatgtctgaagtcctccttaagaggcgatgattgtgattgtttaattttgagcctaagcaggtgaaagtcctctaaagaggcaattggtggaagttagggatatgcaatctatcccccactattcagtcgagtcttctccttgctcccattacatggttgtagcattgagatccaagcccaagatcctgtgcagtgcacattgtgtcagagtctctgagtatagaagggttcccccattctggacccatgctcatttgtcagaagctctccctggttagggataagagctgtgaggtctgatcctcacttcacccttcatctgcttcaccttagcctcgtaatggcaaggttaagagcaaacccagcccgtacagacgactcgcttcggcagtcaaacctattgtgtgagccacttgtttggttatagtgcgtgctgtgtgaatatctgtttgagatgcttgttctcatttgatgtatgcttgaattatgctgtatgcttgtgtgctggcttctttcctggataggagtagtttgcttatgcaagtaggatagaaaactgaacttagggtaaacgatgcatgacaacactaggctcgagtccagctccctagtagtgtgtccTTCCCTAGTTTCTGGTTAGCAATgcagtccctttcaggggaactacatcgccctgatccttgttccagacaaggtatgtaggcaggtggtcgtgcgagaccactccgggcaacctttttcttttttgcttgcgtttacttgttatctgatcgtgtgtttgggttcggatgccgacgtaagcccagtgattggctgtcgggctccacgtttgcccttttgagtgtgttttggttcggatgccgacgtaattccatccagtggttgtcgggctccatgtttgccacccttgcttgtttgtatgttttgtgttgtttggcgtgcgtaagccgaactacagtggctctgattcttgttccagacaagatatgtaggcataaggtgcgataccttatcgagctcgttcctcttaaccccacctgcgttccccgtgtgtgtgtgtgatgttttagcaacctttttctttattctagaacgtggatcccgtcgagtacgacggacgtgaggggtgctaataccttccccttgcgtaaccgactcccttaccctttctctctggtcgcgagaccatttcctttccaggtttctctgagtgtttcctttccctatcttgggataaataacgcgcagtggcggctctgtgtgtgtgttttgtttttagctcgccggttgatttttcgcaggatgcgacacacCCCAATGGTCATCTCTCTCTTCCAACGGAAAAGCAAAGAAAAAGGGGAGAATAAAAGATTTTTCCACTCCCCAAAATCTGGATCCCACTAGCAAGATTCTCTAGCTAGCAATTAGGAAAAAACCTACTACTCTTTTCTCTCTCTCAGGACTCACAGAAAAAACAAAAAGACTCCACTCATTACTAACCCATTATCCTCTCTACTCACGTCTCTCTCTCTTTCCACTCCCTCTCACTCACCTTCACCCCACTCATAACTAACCCATTAACTCTCTCATCTCTATCTCTGAGTAAAGAAAAAATgagaataaagaaaaagaaaaaagaaaaccACAACATTACATCACCCTCTACAGCCACCGTGATTTCATCTTCTCCTCTTCCCCACCGTCACAAACCCATCGCACTCCATCACCCTTCCAAATCACCACCGCGACATCACCGCCAACCTCCGCCGTTCTCAAACACAACCACCAAACTTCCACCGCGTCCCTCGTCGCAACGACCGTCTTCCCCCTCCATCTCTTCGTGTCACCATCGCGTCCGTCCAACATTCTCCTTTCACCGCCGAGAAGATCAAAGTTGATCGCGCCACCACCCCCTCAACCTCATTGCGCCACAGCCAAACAATCTTCGCCGTTCTCACAAACGACCTTCATGCCATCGATCCCACCGGCAACAGCCTGTTATATTCAACACCGACATCCTCCGCCTCCTGTCTTCTTCAACGCAGTTCGCCTCCCACTTTGCTCTGCCGCGAAAACATTAACTCAATCAAGCTCTACCGTTCAAGCTCACGCGCGACCGACGTCATTTTCCGAGTTCAAGCAACGAAATAAACTTCACACGGGAAAATCAAATACCAAGCTTAGATTCAGGAAACTACGCGACTTTGTGGTAAATACCCATAACCGTTTTCCTATGGTGTGAATGTTATTACTGTTTGCGGTCTCATCGACGTAATATTCTTATTTCAGTTGGTTTTCGTGTTGGACGGATTTATTTTAACTGATTGGGTTTATTGATTGCATTTTGCTCGTAGATTTAAGTTTCATCCAATGTCGaaatttatgtttttttttattttgtttaaagTTATTTGTTCTTACTGCATCTATTGTTGATATAGAGATTGCACTGCAGTTTTTGTTGTCAAGATCTGGTTCATACTGTTCTCAGTGTTAGCATATTGATTCCATAAACTGGATTTGTTATGAGATTTTAAAACCACAAGTTTTCCTTTTCACATGCTTTAAACTTTAGCTATGTTTGGTCGTACCGAAGAAATTTACATTTGAAAATTGTGATATTGTTTAAATTATTGATGATCCTTATGTGTAGTGAATTATGCTTCTATTGTCAAGATATGACTTCTACTGGTTTCGGTTTGGATTATATTCGGTATATATTAAGCAGAACCATATTAGTTTTTGCTTGTGAGTAGTTGGATCATGTCATTGGTAGCttacttttttttttatcaaataGAGAGAAAAGGGGTCATTTTCCTACTTTCGTATATATCGCGTGGTACTTGTTGATTGCCCATTGGAAACGTAAATAAGCTGCAACAGATCGAGCCTTTCATCAAAACGATTGAACAATTACATTTTATTCTTCTTAGATTTTTTTTCTATGATTATTGTATGGGTGTTTGGTTAAGTATTGGGCTTTATCATTCAGGTTGGGCCCACTAATCACTAAAGGATGAAATAATATTGGTACGTTGTTGGGCCCATTTCATTGCATTTTTAATCGAATGTTTAGTACCCGGATCCGGAAATTTCATGACCGGTATCTCGCCCAAGTTTCAATATATTAATTGAACATTTCACCGCTTTTCAATCCACATATGACATTCCAACTCCGTTGTCGTTATGTATGAATCGGTTTCGAGCACACCAATTTAATTCAATCCGTTAGATTAACATTGATGTTTATTTCTACCACttttaattaatcaattttaattatttgactcaattaaataatttttgataattaatcttgataaacttaattaattgatctaatcaaattttaattaaataattttgataattaaataTTGGGTTAAATACACTTTACCCCCCTGTAATGTTAGCGAGTTTAGGGTTACCCCCCTGGTAAAGTTATTTTTTCAATACCCCCCTTATGTTATGTAGATTCCTTCATAGAACCCCCTAATATCCAGGTGGCATGGAATCTTGGTTTTTTATTTCAGACGTggctttttaatttttttattttcacatGTGAATCTTCATTAGGTCTCTAGCATGGCATAAACTAGAAATTAGGGTtccaaatccatccctctctctcttcgtgaaatccatccctatcccaaatccatccctctctctcttcgtgaaatccatccctaccccaaatccatccctctcttcATCTTCGTCTGTGTCCCCTTCATCTGGGTTATGGGTGGCAGCAAGGCATCTTCCACGAGTGAAGTTGGAAACGGCTTACCAAGATGTGGATGCAATGAAACCATGAAGTTGTTGGTCTCCAAGTCAATTGAAAACCCCGGTCGCAAATTTTGGAAATGCAGGAATTATATGGTGAGCAATTTTGaagcattttattattttgagttTGATTTCGAAATTAATTGTTGGTGGTGTTTGTCTCAAATTGCAGAATGGGTGCGGTTTATTTTTGTGGGATGATTTGGTCAGTGAGTTTGCAGTGAAAGAAACCAATCCGTCCGGATGCCGCCAATGTGAAGTCAACAAGGcttatttgattgaatttgcTAAAGAGATTGTTGAGGAGATAGATTGCAGAGTCGGAAAGCTTAACAAGTTAGAAAAACTGAAGAAAAAGATTGCAATGGAAAAGAGGAAAAATTTATGGTTAATGTTTGTAATTGGTCTGTCATGGATGTTGATAGCAGCTATGGTTAAGTTAGTCTAATGAGTCTGTCATGTAATTGTTATGTCATTAGTGTTTTTCAGCAATGTAATGTTGAACTTGTAATGTGTTCATCAATGAAATGTAATCTGTTCATCAATCTTAAACTGTCAGTGCAGCATCATTATTTGATTAAACTTTCAGCATTCAATCTACCAATAATGACAGAAAAAAGTTATATCATAATGAAagagcaaaattgcaaaatcatCAGAAAACTACAGAACAATTTTATAGTCAGTAATTCTAAAGAAAATATGACATAGTAAACATATAAATAAATTGAAATATATTAATGTAGTCTATCTCTTAAACTTTTTCAGTGCAGAATTCAAGGTGAATGTAATTAAATACTTTGGCTTTTTCTTTAGGTCCTGCAGAATTCATGGTTTTGTTGTAAGATTAGTGCACAGACTAGCCATGGCTCTCTGCAGAATTCATGGtttatgaaaaacaagaaaaaaatgTGACAGGCTAGCCATTGTGTTTTATAGACAATACACACCAATAATGTTAAACTGATACATTAGAATTGATCATCACAGTAAGTGCATATGTTTGTTACAAAAGGATTACAAAATACATGTCTTCAAAGATCAGTTGGCATTACAAAAGAGTTTTCCAAAAGGATTACAAAATACATAGCAGAAACATAATAATCAGTCCCTCATTTTGAAGTGGGTATGTCTTCATTTTCTGGTAGGGTAATTGGTTTGTCACTAGATATTCCTTCACCTGTTATGAGTCTTTTAAACCAACTCAACTTGATCCTCTCACTTTGCCTTCTTTTGATGATAGGTTTTTTTTCAACCCTTTTTCTGGATTGTTTTGTGATTGAGGCAGCCACACTAGATCCTGTTTGACTCATAATAGTTGGAACAGGCATATCAGTTGGAGGCTGTGGATCAGTTGGAACAGGCACATTTGTTGGAACAGTCATATCAGTTGCAGTTGGGGCAGGCATATCAGATGCAGTTGGCATATCATTTGCAGTTGGCATATCAGTTGCAGTTGGCACATGTCCTTTTTTAGGTTTTCTCTACAATGTAAGACACAATGTATGGTTGTCATCACAATGCATATCACAATGAAGAATGTAAGACAGAATGTAGAATGTAAGACAAAATGTATATCACAATGAATTACCTTTCTTTTAAGTGCATTGGGATCCTGAGTGGTAGCCTTACAAGTCATAGCATTGTGACCAAAATTATCACATTTGGTGCACTTATATGCAACACCAGATCTTCTCTTCCTTGCACCATCCTCTCCACTTTCTCTTATCCTAATCTTCTTAGGTCTACCAGGACCATTTTTATATGCAGGTGGTAGAGGTGGTTCCATCTCAACTTCTGGCCACATATCTTGACCATTGATTGGACTTACTGAAAATCCATAACATAGTGCAAACTTTTCTCTTGTGTAACAAGCATCAACAAATTCATCAGGGTTTTGCTTTCTATAACTCAGAGCAGCTACAGCATGCCTACATGGAATTCCTACTAATTCCCAAAAATTACAACTACATGACCTTTTAGCAATGTCAACAATAAATTCATGTGTGTTGTAACTATGTGTAACCTGAAAAGTCTCAGCAATTGACCATGTTGGCAACCAATGACCACTATTGAACACCTCATTATCTAACCTTCTCCTAGGTATTGGCATCACCTTATGTGGCCAATTTTCTAGTTTACTTGCAGAGGTGGATAACCTATTCATCAGATATTTTCTTATCCACTCACACATTGTGAGTATAGGTTTGTCCCTAGCAGCTAGAATGGTAGCATTAAAAGACTCTGAGATATTATTCATCAATGTATCACATTTAGGGTAAAAAGAAAAGGCATGCTTACACCAGCTTTTTGAATTCCATACCCCACTTGAATATAA encodes:
- the LOC127130110 gene encoding uncharacterized protein LOC127130110 → MKTTSANTKKRSSSVKTSSVKCPKSEDSQHFSVTLHHGGEFYRVFEEEIIYRGGTDTTVNGIHVSNWNMDNIEKLLSRLRYKADCVRVWTKVLEIQDGFFLIRKDDDVVDDFALYFSAMNVKGDLYVEHSTGNMDPADREPKCVNDDDHPPDNGIDGLDEEKVEGLDDSEDERATAYFDGFEGIDVTKPIREEPNNSMEEPNKSMDSDDVYYSDELNSSDPDDSCDEERPKYARFRKEHLNKDFIFKWESFNATILAARDKPILTMCEWIRKYLMNRLSTSASKLENWPHKVMPIPRRRLDNEVFNSGHWLPTWSIAETFQVTHSYNTHEFIVDIAKRSCSCNFWELVGIPCRHAVAALSYRKQNPDEFVDACYTREKFALCYGFSVSPINGQDMWPEVEMEPPLPPAYKNGPGRPKKIRIRESGEDGARKRRSGVAYKCTKCDNFGHNAMTCKATTQDPNALKRKRKPKKGHVPTATDMPTANDMPTASDMPAPTATDMTVPTNVPVPTDPQPPTDMPVPTIMSQTGSSVAASITKQSRKRVEKKPIIKRRQRPKEKAKVFNYIHLEFCTEKFSDDFAILLFHYDITFFCHYW
- the LOC127130109 gene encoding uncharacterized protein LOC127130109 codes for the protein MGGSKASSTSEVGNGLPRCGCNETMKLLVSKSIENPGRKFWKCRNYMNGCGLFLWDDLVSEFAVKETNPSGCRQCEVNKAYLIEFAKEIVEEIDCRVGKLNKLEKLKKKIAMEKRKNLWLMFVIGLSWMLIAAMVKLV